In the Chloroflexota bacterium genome, one interval contains:
- a CDS encoding LacI family DNA-binding transcriptional regulator, with protein sequence MDHLTRRPTISDVAEAAGVSKTTVSFAFNRPDRLAAETATRIRSVADTLGYRPHPVARMLSQGRTGTIGVLTPQALAIVFENPYFGTFNAGVAAAAEAAGYALHFISPLQGSLARAVGRATVDGVVAVGLSADHPEVEQIRRAGLPMVLVDSTALPDQPSIEVDDEGGARLAAEHLLGLGHRAFVVLSIEPSERAGGEDPDGVPARRLRGYRAALAATGIALPDEAIVTSEATIPGGAASFAEAWDAGQRPTAVLAMSDATAVGAMRAARARGLRVPADLSVVGFDDVDLARFADPELTTIHQPIARKGEEAVRLLIAILGGAAGAPIHETLPTRLVARASTGPAPIDRRSAD encoded by the coding sequence GTGGATCACCTGACCCGGCGCCCGACCATCTCGGATGTTGCCGAGGCAGCGGGCGTATCGAAGACCACCGTGTCGTTCGCCTTCAATCGACCGGATCGACTGGCGGCGGAGACGGCGACCCGGATCCGATCGGTGGCCGACACGCTTGGTTACCGGCCGCATCCGGTGGCCCGGATGCTCTCCCAGGGACGAACGGGGACGATCGGGGTCCTGACGCCGCAGGCGCTGGCGATCGTGTTCGAGAACCCGTATTTCGGGACGTTCAATGCGGGCGTGGCGGCGGCGGCCGAGGCAGCCGGATACGCCCTCCATTTCATCTCCCCGCTGCAGGGCTCGCTCGCCCGGGCGGTCGGACGGGCGACCGTCGACGGGGTGGTGGCTGTCGGCCTGTCAGCCGATCACCCGGAGGTCGAACAGATCCGCCGCGCCGGCCTGCCGATGGTGCTCGTCGACTCGACCGCGTTGCCCGATCAACCGTCGATCGAAGTCGACGACGAGGGCGGGGCACGACTCGCGGCGGAACACCTGCTCGGGCTGGGCCATCGCGCGTTCGTGGTCCTGTCCATCGAACCGTCGGAGCGGGCCGGCGGCGAGGACCCCGACGGCGTCCCGGCCCGGCGACTGCGCGGCTATCGAGCGGCGCTGGCGGCGACCGGGATCGCCCTCCCCGATGAGGCGATCGTCACCTCCGAGGCGACGATCCCGGGCGGCGCCGCGTCGTTCGCCGAGGCCTGGGATGCCGGCCAGCGCCCGACCGCCGTCCTGGCGATGAGCGATGCGACCGCGGTCGGGGCGATGCGGGCGGCCCGCGCGCGGGGCCTCCGCGTGCCGGCGGACCTCAGCGTCGTCGGCTTCGATGACGTCGACCTCGCCCGCTTTGCCGACCCCGAGCTCACGACGATCCACCAGCCGATCGCCCGGAAGGGCGAGGAGGCCGTTCGCCTGCTCATCGCGATCCTCGGCGGCGCGGCTGGCGCGCCGATCCACGAAACCCTCCCCACCCGGCTCGTGGCCCGCGCGTCCACGGGGCCCGCGCCGATCGACCGACGCTCGGCCGACTGA
- a CDS encoding extracellular solute-binding protein: MLRNTRFGALIAAAAMVATACSGAATPSPSGSAAASAATSAPPSAATSAAASPSTAALTGSLTIWEAYGASGSAEKDAFDKIVAAVMAANPGLKVTVTDVPFNNLFTNFETQAAAGAGPDLYIAPNDNLPTEARAGLLVDQSSLVATLKAPPYNTSDVAINAATVDGKLYEIPESMKAVELFYNNSILTTAPVTTGDWKANASKLGWVYGANGGGAYYLWGIFSSFGGTIMDPSTGKCTATKGGVADALKWLQDMKAAGMHFYQNDNDAKADLISGKIAGFIDGPWQSGDLSKALGSKLAVTAGPSGPGGAWAPLTAPDGFYINSASPNKDLAAQFALQFLLPANEQIFANAGHLPANTTLQPSDPIAQSFAALMPKGFPRPTLKQLNNYWGNFGNALVAVIDKGTDPKAAVATACAAMDKANGL; encoded by the coding sequence ATGCTGAGGAACACTCGATTCGGCGCACTCATCGCCGCAGCGGCGATGGTCGCCACGGCGTGCAGCGGCGCCGCCACCCCATCGCCGAGCGGGAGCGCCGCCGCGTCCGCCGCGACGTCCGCCCCGCCCTCGGCCGCCACATCGGCGGCGGCCAGCCCGAGTACGGCAGCCCTCACCGGATCGTTGACGATCTGGGAGGCATACGGTGCGTCCGGCTCGGCCGAGAAGGACGCCTTTGACAAGATCGTCGCGGCGGTGATGGCCGCCAACCCCGGCCTGAAGGTCACGGTGACGGACGTTCCGTTCAACAACCTCTTCACGAACTTCGAGACCCAAGCCGCTGCTGGCGCGGGGCCGGACCTGTACATCGCCCCGAATGACAACCTGCCGACCGAGGCCCGCGCCGGGCTCCTCGTCGACCAGAGCTCGCTCGTTGCGACGCTCAAGGCCCCGCCGTACAACACGTCCGACGTCGCCATCAACGCGGCGACGGTGGACGGCAAGCTCTATGAGATCCCGGAGTCGATGAAGGCCGTCGAGCTGTTCTACAACAACTCGATCCTCACCACGGCGCCGGTCACGACCGGGGACTGGAAGGCCAACGCGAGCAAGCTCGGCTGGGTCTATGGAGCGAACGGTGGCGGCGCCTACTACCTGTGGGGCATCTTCTCGTCGTTCGGCGGGACGATCATGGATCCGAGCACGGGCAAGTGCACCGCCACCAAGGGTGGCGTCGCCGACGCCCTCAAGTGGCTGCAGGACATGAAGGCCGCCGGGATGCACTTCTACCAGAACGACAATGACGCCAAGGCGGATCTCATCTCCGGGAAGATCGCCGGCTTCATCGACGGCCCGTGGCAGTCGGGCGACCTGTCCAAGGCCCTCGGCAGCAAGCTCGCCGTGACGGCCGGGCCGAGTGGCCCGGGTGGCGCGTGGGCTCCCCTCACCGCTCCGGACGGCTTCTACATCAACTCCGCCTCACCGAACAAGGACCTGGCTGCGCAGTTCGCGCTCCAGTTCCTCCTCCCGGCGAACGAGCAGATCTTCGCGAACGCCGGTCACCTGCCGGCGAACACGACGCTCCAGCCGTCCGATCCGATCGCCCAGAGCTTCGCCGCGCTCATGCCGAAGGGCTTCCCGCGGCCGACGCTCAAGCAGCTAAACAACTACTGGGGCAACTTCGGCAACGCCCTCGTCGCCGTCATCGACAAGGGCACCGACCCGAAGGCCGCCGTCGCCACCGCCTGCGCGGCGATGGACAAGGCGAACGGCCTGTAA
- a CDS encoding sugar ABC transporter permease has product MTAAAASPGALPRRSVWQRTRDSRTAYLFLLPALLVMAIITFYPLVFQVWMSFTDYGLTNLRYNAPAPNFVGLQNYQRILDNNIVLPNFDFLRILVFNLFWALSNVAFHLVIGVVVALVLNIEGLRFKRFYRAIYILPVVIPPIIVATVWRNLFDPQYGAINQILSGVAGILFKAPPVTLDWLNQPNPIVALGPFILPLAYFALLAANVWLGWPLNSVVATGALQSIPRDLYEAAEMDGAGWLQKFRTVTLPFLRPAMLPYAIYGFIITFNLFYLSYFMSGGGPFGQTELLVTIAYRLVSEQHLYAVAAAFAIFEFFILLGITLITNRLGKATARYDA; this is encoded by the coding sequence ATGACCGCCGCCGCCGCCAGTCCCGGGGCGCTGCCGCGACGATCGGTCTGGCAGCGGACGCGGGACAGCCGGACCGCCTACCTGTTCCTGCTGCCCGCGCTGCTGGTGATGGCGATCATCACCTTCTACCCTCTCGTCTTCCAGGTCTGGATGTCGTTCACGGACTACGGCCTGACGAACCTGCGCTACAACGCGCCTGCCCCGAACTTCGTGGGCCTCCAGAACTACCAGAGGATCCTCGACAACAACATCGTCCTCCCGAACTTCGATTTCCTGCGGATCCTCGTCTTCAACCTCTTCTGGGCCCTGTCGAACGTGGCCTTCCATCTTGTGATCGGGGTGGTCGTCGCGCTCGTCCTCAACATCGAGGGTCTCCGCTTCAAGCGTTTCTATCGCGCGATCTACATCCTCCCGGTCGTCATACCGCCGATCATCGTCGCCACGGTCTGGCGGAACCTGTTCGATCCCCAGTACGGTGCGATCAATCAGATCCTCAGCGGCGTCGCCGGCATCCTGTTCAAGGCACCGCCGGTGACCCTCGACTGGTTGAATCAACCGAATCCGATCGTCGCCCTTGGACCGTTCATCCTGCCGCTCGCGTACTTCGCGCTCCTCGCGGCGAACGTGTGGCTCGGCTGGCCGCTCAATTCGGTCGTCGCGACGGGTGCACTCCAGAGCATCCCGCGCGACCTCTACGAGGCGGCGGAGATGGACGGTGCTGGTTGGCTGCAGAAGTTCAGGACGGTGACCCTGCCGTTCCTGAGGCCGGCGATGCTGCCCTACGCGATCTACGGTTTCATCATCACCTTCAACCTCTTCTACCTCTCGTACTTCATGTCCGGAGGCGGTCCATTCGGGCAGACGGAGCTGCTCGTGACGATCGCGTACCGCCTCGTCTCCGAGCAACATTTGTATGCGGTCGCGGCGGCGTTCGCGATCTTCGAGTTCTTCATTCTCCTCGGGATCACGCTCATCACGAACCGGTTGGGGAAGGCGACGGCCCGCTATGACGCTTGA
- a CDS encoding ABC transporter permease subunit has product MSRPLADAHIAGRRRPGRFGRQLVLQLICIAIAVTVLFPMVWILAMSLDPRNISRPDSLFPPGASLDAYARVIARPTLNPVSFARLALNSVIIALLISAASVSIGVLAAYAFSRLRFRGREILMIAILAVLMLPAVAALAPLFVMLGKFQFGTFNLRSSLFGVALAVTASQLPFAIWNIKGYLDTIPKELEEAATVDGAGRFQAFRYVILPLATPVLAVTAFFGFIAGWTEFQFSFLFLVGDTNLWTLSMALNGMVGQYAASTPWSQFAAFAILVALPVMVVYMFLQRYIVSGLAIGGVKG; this is encoded by the coding sequence ATGAGCCGGCCGCTCGCCGACGCGCACATCGCGGGAAGGCGGCGGCCCGGCCGCTTCGGGCGGCAGCTCGTCCTGCAGCTCATCTGCATCGCGATCGCGGTGACGGTGCTGTTCCCGATGGTCTGGATCCTCGCGATGTCGCTGGATCCGCGGAATATCTCGCGTCCCGACTCGCTCTTCCCGCCGGGCGCCTCGCTCGACGCCTACGCCAGAGTGATCGCGCGGCCGACGTTGAATCCCGTGTCGTTTGCTCGGCTCGCACTCAACAGCGTGATCATCGCCCTCCTCATCTCGGCCGCGAGCGTGTCGATCGGCGTCCTCGCGGCCTATGCGTTCTCACGGCTCCGGTTCCGCGGGCGGGAGATCCTCATGATCGCCATCCTCGCGGTGCTCATGCTCCCGGCCGTCGCCGCGCTCGCGCCGCTCTTCGTCATGTTGGGGAAGTTCCAATTCGGGACGTTCAACCTCCGCTCGTCGCTCTTCGGTGTGGCGCTCGCGGTGACGGCGAGCCAGCTGCCCTTCGCGATCTGGAACATCAAGGGCTACCTCGACACCATCCCGAAGGAGCTCGAGGAGGCCGCGACGGTGGATGGGGCGGGTCGTTTCCAGGCGTTCCGCTACGTCATCCTTCCGCTCGCGACACCGGTCCTCGCGGTCACCGCGTTCTTCGGCTTCATCGCCGGCTGGACCGAGTTCCAATTCTCGTTCCTGTTCCTCGTCGGCGACACCAACCTCTGGACGTTGTCGATGGCGCTGAACGGAATGGTCGGACAGTACGCCGCGAGCACGCCCTGGTCGCAGTTCGCGGCGTTCGCGATCCTCGTCGCCCTGCCGGTCATGGTCGTCTACATGTTCCTCCAGAGGTACATCGTGTCCGGGCTCGCCATCGGCGGCGTGAAGGGCTGA
- a CDS encoding DUF3459 domain-containing protein produces MRARKLAVVILAAVVGACAPLASGSPVSPAGPGSSSAAVVSAAPGGGSAAPPCPASAAEPVPALGQPGWWVDRVFYEVFVRSFADSNGDGVGDLRGLISKLDYLNDGNPGTTSDLGVTGLWLMPIMPSPSYHGYDVTDYEAVNAAYGSLADLRTLVREAHRRGIAVILDMPFNHTSSQHPWFVDSRTPGSTHADWYVWADSPGGTNWFPDGKRFYYAAFGPNMPDLNFRDPAVTEAIDSIASFWLGDVGVDGFRLDAAKYLVEDGAVTQNTPETHAWLGSFRRTVEATHPGSLLLGEVWDTSATSASYVPNALDMTFDFGLAGAYVAAANGGQAWGLAGILGRVVALYPPGGFGAFLTNHDMDRLATQTGGDPARMRLAADLLLTGPGVPFVYYGEEIGMSGAKPDPRIRTPMRWTSAPRTAGFTSGTPWEPLSGDAATIDVADESADPGSLLSHYRTLIALRAAHPAFAHGTLVVAGSSSGSVLATIRRSADETLLVLANLGTTAVTNETVSLASGPLCGTPAVRVVYGSGGVTGDPPSPIITATGGLAPYRPIANLAPQSVTVLAFGP; encoded by the coding sequence GTGCGCGCCCGGAAGCTGGCGGTCGTCATCCTGGCGGCCGTCGTCGGCGCCTGCGCTCCGCTCGCGTCGGGCAGCCCCGTCTCGCCGGCCGGTCCCGGTTCATCGAGCGCAGCCGTCGTGTCCGCCGCACCCGGAGGAGGATCCGCGGCGCCGCCGTGTCCGGCGTCGGCGGCCGAACCGGTCCCGGCCCTCGGCCAGCCAGGCTGGTGGGTCGACCGGGTCTTCTACGAGGTCTTCGTGCGGAGCTTCGCCGACTCGAACGGCGACGGCGTCGGAGACCTCCGAGGCCTCATCTCGAAACTCGACTACTTGAACGACGGGAATCCTGGCACGACGTCCGACCTCGGCGTCACCGGACTGTGGCTCATGCCGATCATGCCGTCGCCGTCCTACCACGGGTACGACGTGACCGACTACGAGGCGGTGAACGCCGCGTATGGGTCGTTGGCCGACCTGCGGACCCTCGTCCGTGAGGCGCATCGGCGCGGCATCGCCGTCATCCTCGACATGCCGTTCAACCACACCTCGAGTCAGCATCCGTGGTTCGTGGACAGCCGAACCCCCGGCTCCACCCACGCCGATTGGTACGTATGGGCCGACAGTCCGGGCGGGACGAACTGGTTCCCCGACGGCAAGCGCTTCTACTACGCGGCCTTCGGGCCGAACATGCCGGACCTCAACTTCCGGGACCCGGCGGTCACGGAGGCGATCGATTCGATCGCGTCCTTCTGGCTCGGCGACGTCGGCGTCGACGGCTTTCGGCTCGACGCCGCGAAGTACCTGGTCGAGGACGGTGCGGTCACCCAGAACACCCCCGAGACGCACGCCTGGCTCGGTTCGTTCCGCCGGACGGTCGAGGCGACCCATCCGGGCTCGCTCCTGCTCGGCGAGGTCTGGGACACCTCGGCGACGAGCGCGAGCTATGTCCCGAATGCCCTCGACATGACGTTTGACTTCGGGCTCGCCGGGGCGTACGTGGCTGCCGCCAACGGCGGACAGGCCTGGGGCCTGGCCGGGATTCTCGGGCGCGTGGTCGCCCTCTATCCTCCGGGCGGATTCGGGGCGTTCCTCACGAACCACGACATGGACCGCCTGGCGACGCAGACCGGCGGCGACCCGGCGCGGATGCGACTGGCCGCGGACCTCCTCCTCACCGGGCCGGGCGTGCCGTTTGTCTACTACGGCGAGGAGATCGGGATGAGCGGCGCCAAGCCGGATCCACGGATCAGGACGCCGATGCGCTGGACGTCGGCGCCGCGGACTGCCGGATTCACGAGCGGCACTCCCTGGGAGCCGCTGTCGGGCGATGCAGCGACGATCGACGTCGCCGACGAGAGCGCCGATCCCGGCTCGCTGCTCAGCCACTATCGGACGCTCATCGCGCTGCGGGCGGCGCATCCCGCATTCGCCCACGGCACTCTCGTCGTCGCCGGGAGCTCGTCGGGGTCCGTCCTCGCCACGATCCGCCGGTCCGCCGATGAGACGCTCCTCGTCCTGGCCAATCTCGGGACGACCGCCGTCACGAACGAGACCGTGAGCCTCGCCTCCGGGCCGCTCTGCGGGACTCCGGCGGTCCGCGTCGTCTATGGCTCGGGCGGCGTGACGGGTGATCCGCCGTCCCCCATCATCACCGCGACCGGCGGCCTCGCTCCCTACCGGCCCATCGCGAACCTCGCCCCCCAGAGCGTCACGGTCCTGGCCTTCGGTCCGTGA
- a CDS encoding DUF3459 domain-containing protein has translation MPHGSIDTPAWVRDAVFYEIFPDRFARSRRVRQAGEFEPWDAPPTAHGFKGGDLLGIAERLAELAELGITALYLTPIFSSASNHRYHAYDYLVVDPLLGGDAALGELLDGAHARGMRVILDGVFNHAGRGFWPFHHVLEAGGNSPYRDWFLLDSEVLAGSRELNAYPDRGGPTTAHAPLGYRAWWGLAALPKLNVANPDVREYLLRIAEHWLRFGIDGWRLDVPAEIDDAAFWREFRRRCRAVNPDAYLVGEIWDEAPDWLRGDRFDALMNYPLGTSILGFAGGDGLDRAVVDRHDTYRRMVAPLDGPAFAARLAHLFSVYDPAITAVQLNLIGSHDTPRALTVLGRDRAAMRIATILELTLPGAPCIYYGDEIGMEGGNDPSCRGAYPVDPLAGDRDLRAFTQAAIAARREHPSLRRGTVRPLAAADRAVVLLREADGGRAIVAVNAGPGPADLTFDLPDRPWRGSRPVGLPGWESRDLETTGERSRIVIASRSASIVLEA, from the coding sequence ATGCCGCACGGATCGATCGACACGCCCGCCTGGGTCCGCGACGCGGTCTTCTATGAGATCTTCCCGGATCGCTTCGCCCGGAGCCGGCGGGTCCGGCAGGCCGGCGAGTTCGAGCCGTGGGATGCGCCGCCGACCGCGCATGGCTTCAAGGGCGGCGACCTCCTCGGCATCGCCGAACGGCTGGCGGAGCTTGCCGAGCTCGGGATCACGGCGCTCTACCTGACGCCGATCTTCTCGTCCGCCTCGAACCACCGCTACCACGCCTACGACTACCTCGTGGTGGATCCGCTCCTCGGCGGCGACGCCGCGCTCGGCGAGCTCCTCGACGGGGCACATGCGCGGGGCATGCGGGTCATCCTCGACGGGGTGTTCAACCACGCCGGCCGCGGGTTCTGGCCGTTCCACCACGTCCTCGAGGCGGGTGGCAACTCGCCGTACCGCGACTGGTTCCTCCTCGATTCGGAGGTCCTCGCCGGCTCGCGCGAGCTCAATGCGTACCCGGACCGGGGCGGACCCACGACGGCTCATGCTCCGCTCGGCTATCGCGCCTGGTGGGGCCTGGCCGCCCTGCCGAAGCTCAACGTCGCGAACCCGGATGTCCGCGAATACCTCCTCCGGATCGCCGAGCACTGGCTCCGCTTCGGGATCGACGGCTGGCGGCTGGACGTTCCGGCGGAAATCGACGATGCGGCGTTCTGGCGAGAGTTCCGCCGCCGCTGCCGGGCGGTGAACCCGGACGCCTACCTCGTCGGCGAGATCTGGGACGAGGCGCCGGACTGGCTCCGCGGGGACCGGTTCGATGCCCTCATGAACTACCCGCTCGGGACGTCCATCCTCGGCTTCGCCGGCGGCGACGGCCTCGACCGCGCGGTCGTCGATCGCCACGACACGTACCGGCGGATGGTCGCGCCGCTCGACGGGCCGGCGTTCGCCGCCCGGCTCGCCCACCTGTTCTCGGTCTACGACCCGGCGATCACCGCGGTCCAGCTCAACCTCATCGGGAGCCACGACACACCACGGGCGCTCACCGTCCTCGGCCGCGACCGGGCCGCGATGCGGATCGCCACGATCCTCGAGCTCACGCTGCCGGGGGCGCCGTGCATCTACTACGGCGACGAGATCGGGATGGAGGGCGGCAACGACCCGTCCTGCCGGGGTGCCTACCCGGTCGATCCGCTCGCCGGCGACCGCGACCTCCGCGCGTTCACCCAGGCCGCGATCGCCGCCCGGCGGGAGCACCCGTCGCTCCGGCGCGGCACCGTCCGGCCGCTCGCCGCCGCCGACCGCGCCGTCGTCCTGCTCCGCGAGGCGGACGGTGGACGGGCGATCGTCGCGGTGAACGCGGGACCGGGGCCGGCGGACCTGACGTTCGACCTCCCGGATCGGCCGTGGCGGGGATCGCGGCCGGTCGGACTCCCGGGCTGGGAATCGCGGGACCTCGAAACGACCGGCGAACGATCGAGGATCGTCATCGCGTCCCGCTCGGCGTCGATCGTCCTCGAGGCCTGA
- the glgP gene encoding alpha-glucan family phosphorylase, which translates to MDSIVRIPTLPGATLRVPPQLEGLRRLSYNLWWSWHPAAKNLFSRVDGAAWARYRDPIPVLSGSVVWGHLLDDPAFMAEYQSVIGDFDRYMANGADHWFHRRHAAALRGPIAYFCAEYGFHESLGIYSGGLGVLAGDHMKSASDMALPLVGIGLMYRQGYFRQTIDADGHQEHAYPDFDLTRHPLLRVVDPEGDLLTVELELPGRTLTIAVWLAQVGRVPVLLLDSDTPENDPADRPITHILYVRGREMRLHQELVLGVGGVRAIRALGIDPAVWHLNEGHSAFLLAERAREFVAAGLELDEALARVRRDSVFTIHTPISAGNERFDVELVRRVAGPLLDGDGRPGTGGVPTARILEIGRGVDGDPQQFDMTAFSLRLTNAANAVSQLHAATANATWHGVMNGSIAGITNGIHSPTWLGRPLRDLFSRYLDADLDDLDGKTDARRWWERLDRIPDADLWEAHRRQKFELAIFARGRLQAQFGRHGEAPSVLEELERVLDPDTLTIGFARRFATYKRAGMIFSDMDRLERLVWNTERPVQVVFAGKAHPADRPGQQVIQEIFARSRSSKLRGRVFILEDYDMRIARFLVQGVDVWLNNPRRPLEASGTSGMKAAANGVVNVSVLDGWWDEGWTGSNGWAIGGRETNPDEGAQDWADATDLYRILEEEVVPRYYDRDRSGLPRAWVTLMRASIASTIWRFSMTRMLHEYTERMYLPAAGVAVAAPGRERIVTEAG; encoded by the coding sequence ATGGACTCCATCGTCCGCATACCGACGCTGCCCGGTGCGACCCTCCGCGTCCCGCCGCAGCTCGAGGGCCTCCGCCGCCTCTCGTACAACCTCTGGTGGTCGTGGCACCCGGCGGCGAAGAACCTCTTCAGCCGGGTGGACGGGGCCGCCTGGGCCCGCTACCGCGACCCGATCCCGGTCCTGTCCGGCTCCGTCGTCTGGGGCCACCTCCTCGACGATCCGGCGTTCATGGCCGAGTACCAGTCGGTCATCGGCGACTTCGACCGCTACATGGCGAACGGCGCCGACCACTGGTTCCATCGGCGCCACGCCGCCGCTCTCCGCGGTCCGATCGCCTACTTCTGTGCCGAATACGGGTTCCACGAGAGCCTCGGCATCTACTCCGGCGGCCTCGGCGTCCTCGCCGGCGACCACATGAAGTCGGCGAGTGACATGGCCCTCCCGCTCGTCGGGATCGGGCTCATGTACCGCCAGGGCTATTTCCGCCAGACGATCGACGCGGACGGCCACCAGGAGCACGCCTACCCGGACTTCGACCTCACCCGCCATCCGCTCCTGCGGGTCGTCGATCCGGAGGGCGATCTGCTCACCGTCGAGCTGGAGCTGCCCGGGCGGACGCTGACGATCGCGGTCTGGCTCGCCCAAGTGGGCCGGGTGCCGGTCCTCCTCCTCGATTCGGACACCCCGGAGAACGATCCGGCGGACCGCCCGATCACCCACATCCTCTACGTCCGGGGCCGCGAGATGCGCCTCCACCAGGAGCTCGTCCTCGGCGTCGGCGGGGTCCGGGCGATCCGTGCCCTCGGCATCGATCCGGCGGTCTGGCACCTCAACGAGGGCCACAGCGCATTCCTCCTCGCCGAACGGGCTCGCGAGTTCGTGGCGGCCGGTCTCGAGCTCGACGAGGCGCTCGCCCGGGTCAGGCGCGACAGTGTCTTCACGATCCACACCCCGATCTCGGCGGGCAACGAGCGGTTCGATGTGGAGCTCGTGCGACGCGTCGCCGGACCGCTCCTCGACGGCGACGGCCGGCCGGGGACCGGTGGCGTGCCGACCGCGCGGATCCTCGAGATCGGCCGCGGCGTGGACGGCGATCCCCAGCAGTTCGACATGACCGCGTTCAGCCTCCGCCTCACGAACGCCGCGAACGCGGTGAGCCAGCTCCACGCGGCCACCGCGAACGCGACATGGCACGGCGTCATGAACGGCTCGATCGCCGGCATCACGAACGGCATCCACAGCCCCACGTGGCTCGGCCGGCCGCTGCGCGACCTCTTCTCCCGCTATCTCGATGCGGACCTCGACGATCTCGACGGGAAGACGGACGCCCGGCGCTGGTGGGAGCGCCTCGACCGGATCCCCGATGCCGATCTCTGGGAAGCGCACCGGCGCCAGAAGTTCGAGCTCGCGATCTTCGCCCGCGGCCGCCTGCAGGCCCAGTTCGGCCGCCACGGTGAGGCACCGTCCGTGCTCGAGGAGCTCGAGCGGGTGCTCGACCCGGACACGTTGACGATCGGCTTCGCCCGGCGCTTCGCGACGTACAAGCGGGCGGGCATGATCTTCAGCGACATGGACCGCCTCGAGCGGCTCGTCTGGAACACCGAGCGGCCGGTCCAGGTCGTCTTCGCCGGCAAGGCCCATCCGGCGGACAGACCGGGCCAGCAGGTGATCCAGGAGATCTTCGCCCGATCACGATCGTCGAAGCTCCGCGGTCGCGTCTTCATCCTCGAGGACTACGACATGCGGATCGCCCGCTTCCTCGTCCAGGGTGTCGATGTCTGGCTCAACAACCCGCGCCGGCCGCTCGAGGCGTCCGGAACGTCCGGCATGAAGGCGGCCGCGAACGGCGTCGTGAACGTCAGCGTCCTCGACGGCTGGTGGGACGAGGGCTGGACGGGCTCGAACGGCTGGGCGATCGGTGGGCGGGAGACGAACCCGGACGAGGGTGCCCAGGACTGGGCGGACGCCACGGACCTCTACCGGATCCTCGAGGAGGAGGTGGTCCCGCGCTACTACGACCGCGACCGAAGCGGGCTCCCGCGAGCCTGGGTCACCCTCATGCGGGCGTCGATCGCGAGCACGATCTGGCGGTTCTCGATGACACGGATGCTCCACGAGTACACGGAGCGGATGTACCTGCCGGCGGCGGGGGTCGCGGTCGCCGCTCCCGGCCGCGAGCGGATCGTCACGGAGGCCGGCTGA